In Accipiter gentilis chromosome 22, bAccGen1.1, whole genome shotgun sequence, the following are encoded in one genomic region:
- the MED6 gene encoding mediator of RNA polymerase II transcription subunit 6 yields the protein MAAVDIRDNLLGISWVDSSWIPILNNGSVLDYFSERSNPFYDRTCNNEVVKMQRMTLDHLNQMVGVEYILLHAQEPILFIIRKQQRQSPAQVIPLADYYIIAGVIYQAPDLGSVINSRVLTAVHGIQSAFEEAMSYCRYHPSKGYWWHFKDQEEREKAKPKAKKKEEPSSIFQRQRVDALLLDLRQKFPPRFVQQKPGEKPIPVDQIKKEPEPAPEAVKPEEKETVKNAQQSAGAKGPPEKRMRLQ from the exons ATGGCGGCGGTGGATATCCGAG ATAATCTCTTGGGAATTTCCTGGGTTGACAGCTCTTGGATTCCAATATTAAACAATGGGAGCGTGTTGGACTATTTCTCAGAGCGAAGTAACCCTTTCTATGACCGAACATGTAACAACGAAGTTGTCAAAATGCAGCGGATGACCTTGGACCATTTGAA ccaaatgGTTGGAGTGGAGTACATCCTTCTTCATGCACAAGAGCCCATTCTCTTCATTATTCGAAAGCAGCAAAGGCAATCTCCAGCACAAG TTATCCCATTGGCTGACTACTATATTATTGCTGGAGTGATTTATCAGGCACCTGACTTAGGGTCTGTCATTAACTCCAGAGTT CTCACTGCAGTGCATGGAATTCAGTCTGCTTTTGAAGAAGCTATGTCCTACTGTCGCTATCACCCATCCAAGGGCTACTGGTGGCATTTCAAAGATCAAGAAGAACGAG AGAAAGCTAAGCCAAAAGCCAAGAAGAAAGAAGAACCAAGTTCTATTTTCCAAAGGCAACGGGTAGATGCTTTGCTTTTAGACCTAAGACAAAAGTTTCCACCTAGATTTGTTCAG CAAAAGCCTGGAGAAAAGCCTATCCCAG TGGATCAAATCAAGAAGGAACCAGAACCAGCCCCTGAAGCTGTCAAGCCAGAGGAAAAAGAGACTGTAAAGAATGCTCAGCAGAGTGCTGGCGCTAAAGGACCACCTGAAAAACGGATGAGACTGCAGTGA
- the LOC126049157 gene encoding LOW QUALITY PROTEIN: disintegrin and metalloproteinase domain-containing protein 20-like (The sequence of the model RefSeq protein was modified relative to this genomic sequence to represent the inferred CDS: deleted 1 base in 1 codon) produces the protein MGALLGLLVLLGLAGRPSGELRVTATWVTVPRQLRPRADANPLAVFYWLEVEGRPRVLRLRPRRGLVAHPFTLVTYGKDGARWEEHPFVRDNCFYQGEVEGSPGSLAALGTCGRGLRGVLWVEDGTYEIEPVPDDPAFRHVLYRMEEANDPGGPACGLTPAELQHQKALLPWFEAPQAAEEEMLKDWWTHVRYVKMVVVVDNVRFVKSGRNESEVLRQVLEIINIGDSLYEQLSVRLFLVGLEIWTKSNLVNITNSVNKVLDSFNKWRKSNLSPRMRHDTAHLFAFQSFGRSLGLAFLGSICDNQWSSAVVSFTDRKLSSFITTFVHELGHTLGMRHDERGCKCRRRRCFMYESDVDTDAFSDCSYKDYFDLLGRGAGCLRQPPAPGTFYTMKREYCGNKIAESGEQCDCGSESNCGKDPCCHPNCTFTAGSVCASGRCCKSCQVLPAGTLCRASTGDCDLPEYCNGTSPWCPLDVYVQDGTLCKDGAYCYQGKCSSHRKQCQHLFGKKARAAPLDCFKAVNTRGDRFGNCGIRNNIHFTKCSIENILCGRIQCENIHKLPFLQNHVTLVQTPVGNKKCWGLDYHVGMPIADVGAVEDGTPCGSNMLCINRTCTSISLLNYDCNVTKCHGRGVCNNRKNCHCRYGWAPPYCEWEGLGGSIDSGPPPATEIFQRAKVGVTLLGLIFLCILGVTLTICYKQEIVGWLRAKRPSSTEEDSSCFKYWKHKQFLKKNTCC, from the exons ATGGGGgcactgctggggctgctggtgctgctgggcctGGCGGGGCGCCCGTCCGGGGAGCTGCGTGTCACCGCCACCTGGGTGACGGTGCCGCGGCAGTTGAGGCCCCGGGCCGACGCCAACCCCCTGGCCGTCTTCTACTGGCTGGAGGTGGAGGGGCGGCCGCGGGTGCTGCGCCTGCGGCCCAGGCGGGGTCTGGTCGCCCACCCCTTCACCTTGGTCACCTACGGCAAGGACGGGGCCCGCTGGGAGGAGCACCCCTTTGTGCGGGACAACTGCTTCTACCAGGGCGAGGTGGAGGGGAGCCCCGGCTCTCTGGCGGCCCTCGGCACCTGCGGCAGGGGCCTCCGCGGCGTGCTCTGGGTGGAGGATGGCACCTACGAGATCGAGCCCGTCCCCGACGATCCGGCCTTCCGGCACGTCCTCTACCGCATGGAGGAGGCCAACGACCCCGGGGGTCCCGCTTGCGGGCTGACCCCGGCGGAGCTGCAGCACCAGAAGGCTTTGCTGCCCTGGTTCGAGGCCCCCCAGGCAGCGGAGGAGGAGATGCTGAAGGACTGGTGGACGCACGTCAGGTACGTGAAGATGGTAGTGGTCGTGGACAACGTGCGGTTTGTGAAGTCGGGCAGGAACGAATCTGAAGTCTTGAGGCAAGTCCTAGAAATCATCAACATTGGGGACTCTCTGTACGAACAGCTTTCTGTTCGGCTGTTTCTTGTGGGATTGGAGATCTGGACCAAAAGCAACCTTGTAAACATTACTAACTCTGTCAACAAGGTGCTTGACAGCTTTAACAAATGGCGAAAGTCAAACCTGTCTCCACGGATGCGCCACGATACCGCTCACTTATTTGCATTTCAGAGCTTTGGAAGGAGCCTGGGATTGGCGTTTCTAGGGTCCATATGTGATAACCAGTGGTCATCAGCAGTTGTTTCCTTCACTGATAGGAAGCTGTCCTCGTTTATTACCACATTTGTCCATGAGCTGGGCCATACTCTTGGGATGCGCCATGATGAACGGGGCTGTAAATGCAGACGAAGGAGATGCTTTATGTACGAAAGCGATGTTGACACCGATGCATTCAGTGACTGCAGTTACAAAGACTACTTTGACCTGCTTGGGCGTGGTGCCGGCTGCCTTCGTCAGCCACCGGCACCCGGCACTTTCTACACCATGAAGCGTGAATACTGTGGGAATAAGATAGCAGAAAGCGGAGAGCAGTGTGACTGTGGTTCAGAATCAAACTGCGGAAAGGATCCTTGTTGTCACCCAAACTGTACATTTACTGCAGGTTCAGTCTGTGCTTCTGGAAGATGCTGCAAGAGCTGCCAAGTACTTCCAGCAGGAACGCTCTGCAGGGCAAGTACTGGTGACTGTGACCTGCCAGAGTATTGCAATGGGACTTCCCCTTGGTGCCCACTGGACGTGTACGTACAAGATGGAACCCTGTGCAAAGATGGTGCTTATTGCTATCAAGGAAAATGTTCTTCCCACCGTAAACAGTGCCAGCATCTCTTTGGCAAAAAAGCCAGGGCCGCTCCTTTAGATTGCTTCAAAGCAGTGAATACTCGAGGTGACCGGTTTGGGAATTGCGGTATTCGTAACAATATCCATTTTACAAAGTGCAGTATTGAGAATATCTTATGTGGTAGGATCCAATGTGAAAACATACATAAATTGCCTTTCTTGCAGAACCACGTAACGCTAGTGCAAACCCCTGTTGGAAATAAAAAGTGTTGGGGTCTTGACTATCACGTAGGGATGCCGATAGCTGATGTGGGAGCTGTGGAAGATGGCACGCCATGTGGTAGCAATATGCTTTGTATCAACAGGACATGTACCAGTATATCGCTGCTGAACTACGACTGCAACGTGACAAAGTGTCATGGCAGAGGAGTGTGTAACAATCGTAAGAACTGTCACTGCAGGTACGGCTGGGCTCCTCCGTATTGTGAATGGGAAGGACTTGGAGGTAGCATTGACAGTGGACCCCCTCCAGCCACGGAGATTTTTCAGAGAGCAAAAGTAGGAGTAACACTACTTGgtcttatttttctctgtatcCTGGGAGTAACCCTTACCATATGTTATAAACAGGAAATAGTGGGATGGCTTAGG GCAAAAAGGCCCAGTTCCACAGAAGAAGATAGCAGTTGTTTCAAATACTGGAAACACAAGCAGTTCCTAAAGAAGAACACCTGCTGCTGA